The proteins below are encoded in one region of Helianthus annuus cultivar XRQ/B chromosome 2, HanXRQr2.0-SUNRISE, whole genome shotgun sequence:
- the LOC110924635 gene encoding protein RETICULATA-RELATED 4, chloroplastic: MSTAAMSSAITFTSSSKDFSKFNLNIPIQSFHFHPSFSLSIKTTGSFRHSSSLKHNTDRSQSTISLEFLDDGNGNNNSGRGGDGDGDGDGSKWGSGGGGDGGDGSENEALMVLAEVGRSLDSIPADLAAAVRVGRIPGSVIKRYLELETSPFLRWLLQFGGFKERLLADDLFLAKVGIECGVGMFTKTAAEYEKRKENFSKELEIVFADVVMAVVADFMLVYLPAPTVSLRPPISVNAGRIAKFFYNCPDNAFQTALGGTSYSLLQRLGAIARNGAKLFPVGTASSLVGTVVTNTLINAKKAVQKSSDELENIPVLSTSVGYGVYMAISSNLRYQLLAGVLEQRLLEPLLHQHKLMLSAACFIVRTGNTYLGSLLWVDYARLVGLQKAHDVE; encoded by the exons ATGTCCACGGCAGCGATGTCGTCGGCGATCACATTCACATCTTCTTCTAAAGATTTCTCcaaatttaatctcaacattccgATCCAATCATTCCATTTCCATCCATCATTTTCCCTTTCAATCAAAACCACCGGATCTTTCCGTCATTCTTCCTCATTGAAACACAACACCGACCGCAGTCAATCTACGATATCCCTCGAGTTTTTGGACGACGGAAATGGGAATAATAATTCAGGCAGAGGCGGAGACGGAGACGGAGACGGAGATGGCTCAAAATG GGGGAGCGGTGGAGGTGGAGACGGAGGTGATGGAAGTGAGAACGAAGCGTTGATGGTTTTGGCGGAGGTTGGGAGGTCGTTGGATAGTATTCCGGCGGATTTGGCAGCGGCGGTAAGGGTTGGTAGGATACCAGGATCGGTTATAAAGAGGTATTTGGAATTGGAAACATCGCCGTTTTTAAGATGGTTGCTTCAGTTTGGAGGGTTTAAGGAGCGTTTGCTTGCTGATGATCTTTTCTTGGCTAAAGTTGGGATTGAATGTGGAGTTGGTATGTTTACCAAG ACTGCTGCAGAATATGAAAAACGCAAAGAAAATTTCTCCAAGGAGCTGGAAATTGTTTTTGCAGATGTG GTGATGGCTGTAGTTGCAGATTTTATGCTTGTTTACCTTCCGGCCCCTACGGTGTCTCTTCGACCTCCAATTTCTGTAAATGCCGGGCGTATTGCCAAGTTTTTCTACAACTGTCCAGATAACGCATTCCAG ACTGCCTTGGGTGGAACATCATATTCATTACTTCAGAGATTGGGTGCTATCGCG CGTAACGGTGCAAAGCTTTTTCCTGTGGGCACTGCATCATCATTG GTTGGCACAGTTGTGACAAATACGCTGATCAATGCTAAAAAGGCGGTTCAGAAATCTTCTGATGAGCTTGAGAATATTCCGGTTTTATCCACCAGTGTGGGATACGGCGTTTATATGGCTATCTCTAGCAATCTCCG GTACCAACTTCTGGCGGGTGTCCTTGAACAACGACTTCTGGAACCTTTATTACACCAACACAAGCTAATGCTGAGTGCAGCCTGCTTTATCGTACGGACAGGAAACACATATTTGGGATCATTACT GTGGGTGGATTATGCACGTTTGGTCGGGCTTCAAAAGGCTCATGATGTCGAATGA